A stretch of DNA from Marispirochaeta aestuarii:
GGCCTGATCACCGGTTCCATGTCCCTGCTTGCTGACGGTATACACATGGGTACTCACACCTTTGCTCTGCTTATAACCCTTATAGCCTACGTTGTAGCGGAACGGAATGCGGGTAACCAGAATTTCGCCTTTTCCTCGGGCAAGGTGGGGATTCTGGGGGGCTATACGAATGCGATTATCCTCGGGATAACCGCCCTCTTTATGGTTGTCGAGGCGGCTGAACGGCTGATAAATCCGAAAGAGATCAGTTTCAACCAGGCCCTGGTAATTGCTCTTATAGGTCTGGTGGTCAATCTGTTCAGCGCATTCCTGCTTTCAGCTCCTCACCAGGGGCAAGAACATGGGCATCAGGGACATCATCATGATCATAACCTTCGGGCTGCATATCTTCATGTCATAACTGATGCGATGACTTCGGTTCTTGCAATAATCGCCCTGCTTTCCGGAAAAATATTCTCCCAGACCTGGCCCGATGCTGTCGTCGCCATTCTGGGGGCTCTGGTTATCCTGAAGTGGGCCTACGGACTGCTTGTCTCCAGCGGAAAACTCCTGGTGGATTACTATCCCGTCAGGGAGGACCGGGCCAGTATTATGGAGCTGGCATCTTCCTACGATATTACGGTACAGGACCTGCACATATGGAAAACCTCCGAGAACGACAAGGCCATGGTTCTCAAGGTGCGTTCAGAGAAGGGCTTTGACAGGAACAGCTTCTACAACCAGGCACTGGCCGCCTGCGACTGTCAGCATCTGACCCTGGAAGTGGAGTAGTCCAGGGTCTTACAGGACCCTATAACAGA
This window harbors:
- the dmeF gene encoding CDF family Co(II)/Ni(II) efflux transporter DmeF, translating into MNQRLCDQYRVPEGNHRNMRKTSVVVVLTLGTMVAEIVFGLITGSMSLLADGIHMGTHTFALLITLIAYVVAERNAGNQNFAFSSGKVGILGGYTNAIILGITALFMVVEAAERLINPKEISFNQALVIALIGLVVNLFSAFLLSAPHQGQEHGHQGHHHDHNLRAAYLHVITDAMTSVLAIIALLSGKIFSQTWPDAVVAILGALVILKWAYGLLVSSGKLLVDYYPVREDRASIMELASSYDITVQDLHIWKTSENDKAMVLKVRSEKGFDRNSFYNQALAACDCQHLTLEVE